The following proteins are encoded in a genomic region of Sulfurimonas sp. HSL3-7:
- a CDS encoding metallophosphoesterase has product MSRNPLKLLEGAIFLSDAHYSFKHKELYDFLKAIRSQHIQTPQLILMGDIFDLLFGGIPYTVERNKEVVDLINTLSDNIEIVYLEGNHDFNLAPIFPGVRIFSINEQPVACELGGQPVALAHGDFDGPLGYRLYTAVIRNPFMLRFLSLLDTIGRHFIINALDKKLARKNDCHSMHTFEQYVTKHLSKKDLSRYTMFIEGHHHQNHAFNIGECRYVNLPAFACGRGYMSVGRGSLQSIKFVSEKV; this is encoded by the coding sequence ATGTCCCGTAATCCGCTTAAGCTTCTTGAGGGGGCTATCTTTCTTAGCGATGCCCACTACTCTTTTAAACATAAAGAGCTTTACGATTTTTTAAAAGCGATCCGTTCACAACATATCCAGACGCCGCAGCTCATCTTGATGGGCGATATTTTCGATCTGCTTTTCGGCGGCATCCCCTATACGGTTGAGCGTAACAAAGAGGTCGTTGATCTCATCAATACCCTCAGCGATAACATCGAGATCGTCTATCTTGAGGGTAATCATGATTTCAACCTCGCTCCTATCTTCCCCGGTGTCAGGATCTTTTCCATCAATGAACAGCCGGTTGCGTGTGAATTGGGTGGTCAGCCGGTCGCTTTGGCCCACGGGGATTTTGACGGGCCGCTGGGGTACCGCCTCTATACGGCCGTCATCCGAAACCCGTTCATGCTGCGGTTTTTAAGCCTGCTCGATACCATCGGAAGACATTTCATTATCAACGCTCTGGACAAGAAACTGGCACGTAAGAACGACTGCCACAGTATGCACACCTTTGAGCAGTATGTCACGAAACACCTCTCAAAAAAAGATCTAAGCCGCTATACGATGTTCATAGAGGGGCATCATCACCAAAACCACGCGTTCAATATCGGTGAATGCCGCTATGTCAATCTTCCCGCTTTCGCCTGCGGACGGGGGTATATGTCGGTAGGCAGAGGGAGCTTGCAAAGTATTAAATTTGTAAGTGAGAAGGTATAA
- a CDS encoding MlaE family lipid ABC transporter permease subunit produces MGARTQVALHVTKGTQTLTFKIQGTPTIERLAPIEQKLAASAKEAKVKKIIWDLSDLDSMDSALALLIAKHIHQAEKSGQEVTFSVMGSEVKRMLSMAQEHAHFDSSFESPKESVLQTVGADSIDRLKKLADFLDFFGRLSLTFFYSFYHLRHIRWKEMFFEINESGIKALPIIALTTFLIGVVVAYQSAAQLKLYGANIFIVDMLGISILRELAPMLAAIIVAGRSGSAYAAQIGVMKITEELDAMRTMGFDPYAFLVLPRMFALVIMMPILIFFADIAGLIGGMLIAKIDLGLSTTLFMERFVEVINVKHFWIGLIKGPFFAVLIASIGIYRGLQVKNDTQSIGFNTTKAVVESIFAVIICDAFFSIIFTNLGY; encoded by the coding sequence ATGGGAGCCCGAACGCAAGTCGCACTGCACGTCACAAAAGGGACGCAGACGCTTACGTTCAAAATCCAGGGTACACCGACGATTGAACGGCTTGCCCCTATCGAGCAGAAGCTTGCCGCCTCGGCAAAAGAGGCAAAAGTCAAAAAGATAATTTGGGACCTTTCTGACCTTGACAGCATGGACTCCGCTTTGGCTCTGCTGATTGCAAAACATATTCATCAGGCCGAGAAGAGTGGCCAGGAGGTGACTTTCAGTGTAATGGGAAGCGAGGTGAAAAGGATGCTCTCTATGGCGCAGGAACATGCCCATTTCGACAGCAGTTTTGAATCGCCCAAAGAGAGTGTTCTGCAGACTGTCGGTGCAGACAGTATTGATCGGCTTAAAAAACTTGCGGACTTTCTCGACTTTTTCGGGCGGTTAAGTCTCACCTTCTTCTACTCGTTTTACCATTTGCGTCATATCCGGTGGAAAGAGATGTTTTTCGAGATCAATGAGAGTGGTATCAAGGCCCTGCCGATCATCGCGCTGACCACCTTTCTGATCGGTGTGGTCGTGGCGTACCAGTCGGCGGCGCAGTTGAAACTCTACGGGGCCAACATCTTTATCGTCGATATGCTCGGTATATCGATTTTGCGAGAGCTTGCTCCGATGCTGGCCGCTATCATCGTCGCCGGCCGCAGCGGCTCGGCCTACGCGGCGCAGATCGGGGTCATGAAGATCACCGAAGAGCTCGATGCCATGCGCACGATGGGGTTTGATCCTTATGCCTTTCTGGTATTGCCGCGTATGTTTGCGCTGGTCATCATGATGCCGATACTGATCTTTTTTGCCGACATAGCCGGCCTTATCGGAGGGATGTTGATCGCCAAGATCGATCTCGGTCTGAGTACGACACTTTTTATGGAGCGTTTCGTCGAAGTGATCAATGTCAAACATTTCTGGATCGGTCTGATCAAGGGGCCGTTTTTTGCCGTTTTGATTGCCAGTATCGGAATCTATCGCGGCCTGCAGGTAAAAAATGACACCCAAAGCATCGGCTTCAATACCACCAAGGCGGTGGTGGAGTCGATCTTCGCCGTGATCATTTGCGATGCCTTCTTCTCGATCATCTTTACGAACCTGGGGTATTAG
- a CDS encoding ATP-binding cassette domain-containing protein, translated as MSNSNKIMKVSNVITKFGDKLVHNGINLHVNEGEIYGLLGPSGCGKSVLMREMIMLEQIRSGSIELLGHKIESIGMRAAQKLRLQWGVLFQSNALFTSLTVAENIALALQEYTRLSQESINDIVAFKIDIVGLKQSDGMLYPSQISGGMKKKAALARALVMDPKIVFLDEPTSGLDPISAREFDTLIVKLRDLLNLTVVMVSHDLTSINTTLDRMAVIDNKKIVAEGTLTEVKMIESPFIERFFEMDKGKG; from the coding sequence ATGTCGAATAGCAACAAGATCATGAAAGTCAGCAATGTGATTACGAAGTTTGGTGACAAGCTCGTGCACAACGGGATTAATCTGCATGTGAATGAGGGCGAGATCTACGGACTGCTGGGACCGAGCGGATGCGGCAAGTCGGTTCTGATGCGCGAGATGATCATGCTTGAACAGATCCGCAGCGGTTCGATAGAACTTCTCGGTCATAAGATAGAGTCTATCGGCATGAGAGCGGCGCAGAAACTAAGGTTGCAGTGGGGTGTTCTTTTTCAGTCCAATGCTCTTTTTACCTCACTGACCGTGGCCGAAAATATTGCCCTCGCACTCCAGGAGTACACCCGACTCTCTCAAGAGAGCATTAATGACATCGTTGCCTTCAAGATCGATATTGTGGGGCTCAAGCAGTCCGATGGGATGCTCTATCCTTCGCAGATCAGTGGGGGGATGAAAAAGAAGGCAGCTTTGGCCCGCGCCTTGGTGATGGACCCTAAAATCGTCTTTTTGGACGAGCCGACGTCGGGCCTCGACCCTATTTCCGCACGGGAATTTGATACACTTATAGTAAAGTTACGCGATCTGCTGAACCTGACGGTGGTGATGGTCTCGCATGACCTCACCTCGATCAATACCACGCTTGACAGAATGGCGGTCATTGACAATAAGAAGATCGTGGCAGAGGGGACTTTAACAGAGGTCAAAATGATCGAAAGTCCCTTCATCGAACGTTTCTTCGAGATGGATAAAGGAAAAGGATGA
- a CDS encoding MlaD family protein: MNAKTNYTLVGLFVILSIVLTFVFVIWLVKPSDEKVMTLFRIYFTESVSGLNIDSPVKYRGVTIGKVTKMHINPANVEEIEVDILVDKEAPIKIDTVAKLKAQGITGLSYIDLSEGSKQAPLLYKGDKEAPVIKSVPSFLVKVEESFGSVSVNLSQTLDSTRKLLRDENQAEITKILQHVSETMGKLDKALDEESVNNFKKLLNASSGSFEKIEKMVPKIGALVDRTVLFEERFEAALASYDESAKKVGSSMAVFEERNANGDYSVKEGVKEPMKQFAVTMKELESTLAQIKMLLADYRDSPSDIFLRSEEPDIGPGER, from the coding sequence ATGAACGCAAAAACGAATTACACCCTGGTCGGTCTCTTTGTGATCCTCTCAATTGTGCTGACCTTTGTGTTTGTGATATGGCTGGTCAAACCGAGTGATGAAAAAGTAATGACACTCTTCAGGATCTATTTCACGGAGTCGGTCTCGGGTCTCAATATCGATTCTCCGGTTAAGTATAGAGGGGTGACCATCGGCAAGGTAACCAAAATGCATATCAATCCGGCTAATGTCGAAGAGATAGAGGTCGATATTCTGGTCGATAAGGAAGCGCCGATCAAAATCGATACGGTTGCCAAATTGAAAGCACAGGGGATCACGGGTCTCAGTTACATCGATTTGAGTGAAGGCAGCAAGCAGGCGCCGCTGCTCTATAAGGGTGATAAAGAGGCCCCTGTTATAAAGTCTGTTCCCTCATTTCTTGTGAAGGTGGAAGAGTCTTTCGGATCGGTCTCTGTTAACCTTTCACAGACCCTGGACTCGACACGGAAACTGCTGCGTGATGAGAACCAGGCAGAGATTACCAAGATTTTGCAACATGTTTCGGAAACGATGGGCAAGCTGGATAAGGCACTGGACGAAGAGAGTGTCAATAATTTTAAGAAGCTGCTGAACGCGTCGAGCGGTTCATTTGAAAAGATAGAGAAAATGGTACCGAAGATCGGTGCCTTGGTGGATAGAACGGTCCTGTTCGAAGAGCGCTTTGAAGCTGCACTGGCGTCATACGATGAGAGTGCGAAAAAAGTCGGCTCCTCCATGGCTGTTTTTGAAGAGCGCAATGCCAACGGGGATTATTCGGTCAAGGAAGGCGTCAAGGAGCCGATGAAGCAGTTTGCCGTTACTATGAAAGAGCTGGAATCGACGCTTGCGCAGATCAAGATGTTGCTTGCTGATTATCGCGACAGCCCGTCCGATATCTTTTTGCGCAGTGAAGAACCGGATATTGGACCAGGAGAAAGATAG
- a CDS encoding ABC-type transport auxiliary lipoprotein family protein, with the protein MLRRKLIIVVTAVVGILLGGCSLQTKVPPTSKYLLNVPTSYDVSSATACRDKVLRIGLVESPDILTTRDIVYRTDSGRSYSYTKARWMSSINAQLGNLLAGAVTRYGTFGNVISLKSFADNDLLLETEIQEFSQTIHPDGTSTLKIAVQFVLLEQYHRNIIASSLIEIERDGVGGNVDSAVENYSAMIAELLQQVNAFLGANCL; encoded by the coding sequence ATGTTGAGAAGAAAACTGATCATAGTCGTTACCGCCGTAGTGGGGATTTTACTGGGAGGCTGCTCTCTTCAGACCAAGGTACCGCCGACGTCAAAATATCTGTTGAACGTACCGACTTCCTATGACGTTTCATCGGCAACTGCCTGCCGGGACAAAGTACTGCGCATCGGGTTGGTTGAGAGTCCGGATATTCTGACCACGCGTGATATTGTCTATAGGACGGACAGCGGGCGCAGTTACAGTTATACCAAGGCACGCTGGATGAGCAGTATCAATGCCCAGTTGGGTAATCTGCTTGCAGGTGCGGTCACCCGTTATGGGACTTTTGGGAATGTTATTTCACTCAAATCTTTCGCCGACAATGATCTTCTGCTCGAAACGGAGATCCAGGAGTTTTCGCAGACAATCCATCCAGACGGTACATCAACGTTGAAGATTGCCGTCCAATTTGTCTTGTTGGAGCAGTACCATCGTAATATTATTGCTTCCTCATTGATAGAGATAGAACGAGACGGTGTCGGCGGTAATGTGGACAGTGCCGTAGAAAATTATTCCGCGATGATCGCTGAACTGCTGCAGCAGGTCAACGCTTTTTTGGGTGCAAACTGTCTGTGA
- a CDS encoding DUF2892 domain-containing protein, translating to MCNTGFFDRFLRVFVGGLFVFIAVFTGWVWGYIGLIPLLTGLFGFCPLYTIFRINTGCKS from the coding sequence ATGTGTAATACAGGATTTTTTGACCGTTTTCTACGCGTCTTTGTCGGAGGACTTTTTGTTTTTATCGCCGTCTTTACGGGCTGGGTGTGGGGTTATATCGGTCTTATTCCCTTACTGACCGGACTTTTCGGATTTTGTCCGCTCTATACGATCTTTCGTATCAACACCGGGTGCAAAAGCTGA
- a CDS encoding aminopeptidase P N-terminal domain-containing protein, which produces MNETVYKQRRDRLLEMMNDGVAVLSAARLQTRSNDTEHPFRQESNFYYLCGFEEDNSALVLVKSGDIAKVLLFVQPKDETMELWTGKRTGVDAAKERFDLDEVHSIEAFENVVREELKNKKRLYLDLFSEDPRYGVVKQQCRHLVHDRSSTVSPRTFIDITEMIQTMRLIKDGHEIALIGEALAITKEAHHAAMRSAHPGVHEFTLQADIEYVFRHRGAHSNAYMTIVAGGNNANTLHYINNSDVFGEEDLVLIDAGCEYKMYASDITRTFPVSGTYTRPQREVYEMVLDVQLRIIEMIRPGVTKKELQQMSELWLTEGLVKLGILKGEVDALIETKKHKQYYPHGIGHWLGIDVHDPCPYVDGNGNEIPFAPGMVMTIEPGIYIRADDMEVPERYRGIGIRIEDNILVTQEGRENLSEGIAKSVEEIEAVCRG; this is translated from the coding sequence ATGAATGAAACAGTATATAAACAACGCCGTGACCGGCTACTTGAGATGATGAACGACGGCGTCGCCGTACTTTCGGCAGCACGTCTGCAGACACGCTCCAACGATACCGAGCACCCTTTCCGGCAGGAGAGCAACTTCTATTATCTCTGCGGGTTCGAAGAGGATAACAGCGCACTTGTGCTCGTCAAGAGCGGCGATATCGCGAAGGTACTGCTTTTCGTCCAGCCCAAAGACGAGACGATGGAGCTGTGGACCGGGAAGCGTACCGGGGTCGATGCGGCAAAAGAACGTTTCGATCTGGATGAGGTGCACAGCATCGAGGCGTTTGAAAACGTTGTCAGGGAGGAGCTCAAGAACAAGAAACGGCTCTATCTTGATCTCTTCAGCGAAGATCCGAGGTATGGTGTGGTCAAACAGCAGTGCCGCCACCTGGTACATGACCGAAGCAGCACCGTGTCGCCGAGAACCTTTATCGATATCACCGAGATGATCCAGACGATGCGGCTGATAAAGGACGGACATGAGATCGCCCTGATCGGAGAAGCGCTGGCGATCACAAAAGAGGCGCATCATGCGGCGATGCGTTCGGCGCACCCGGGTGTACATGAGTTTACCCTGCAGGCGGATATTGAATACGTATTCCGGCATCGCGGGGCACACAGCAACGCCTACATGACCATCGTCGCCGGCGGCAACAACGCCAATACGCTGCACTATATCAACAACAGCGACGTCTTCGGAGAAGAGGACCTCGTTCTGATCGATGCCGGATGCGAATATAAGATGTATGCCAGCGACATCACCCGCACCTTTCCGGTCAGCGGCACTTATACCCGGCCGCAGCGGGAGGTTTACGAGATGGTGCTTGACGTGCAGCTGCGCATCATCGAAATGATCAGACCCGGCGTAACGAAAAAAGAGCTTCAGCAGATGAGCGAGCTATGGCTGACCGAAGGGTTGGTCAAACTCGGCATTCTCAAAGGGGAGGTCGATGCTCTGATAGAGACGAAAAAGCATAAACAGTACTATCCTCACGGCATCGGCCACTGGCTGGGCATAGACGTGCACGATCCGTGCCCCTACGTGGACGGAAACGGCAATGAGATACCTTTCGCGCCGGGCATGGTAATGACGATCGAACCGGGGATCTACATCCGTGCCGATGACATGGAGGTCCCGGAACGCTACCGCGGTATCGGTATTCGTATCGAGGATAACATCCTTGTGACGCAAGAGGGGCGAGAGAACCTTTCGGAGGGGATTGCGAAAAGCGTTGAAGAGATCGAAGCGGTCTGCCGGGGGTGA
- a CDS encoding MmcQ/YjbR family DNA-binding protein: MTKASLEKYCLSKHGAVKEYPFDKMTAVYKVGGKMFALSSDSAAELRINLKCDPLYAAELRSIYACVEPGYHMNKRHWNTVVCNQEADDRLVQEWIDDSYDLVFASLPKKLQHEIKARV; this comes from the coding sequence ATGACAAAAGCGAGTTTGGAAAAATACTGCCTCTCAAAACACGGTGCCGTCAAAGAGTACCCTTTCGACAAGATGACGGCGGTCTATAAGGTAGGCGGGAAGATGTTCGCGCTCAGCAGTGACAGCGCTGCTGAACTGCGTATCAACCTGAAATGTGATCCCCTCTATGCGGCAGAGTTACGTTCGATCTACGCCTGTGTCGAACCCGGTTACCATATGAACAAGAGGCATTGGAATACGGTCGTCTGCAATCAGGAAGCGGATGACAGGCTTGTTCAGGAGTGGATCGATGATTCGTACGATCTCGTCTTCGCTTCTCTGCCAAAAAAGCTGCAACATGAGATCAAGGCCAGGGTCTGA
- a CDS encoding DUF1425 domain-containing protein, with product MKKWIWLIALTLFLVGCADKTSYVKVVDDSIEDDISIEKINERINSESGLKELQVLGENETDEYMKLRYRVVWFDKDGFEIDSISKNWTELPVYKNANFTIHIVAPNKKATDYRLFINK from the coding sequence ATGAAAAAATGGATATGGCTTATCGCTTTGACGCTCTTTTTGGTCGGATGTGCCGATAAAACATCGTATGTCAAGGTTGTGGACGATTCGATCGAAGATGATATTTCCATCGAGAAGATCAATGAACGCATCAACAGCGAAAGCGGGCTTAAAGAGCTGCAGGTCTTAGGTGAAAACGAGACGGACGAGTATATGAAACTGCGCTACCGTGTGGTCTGGTTTGACAAAGACGGTTTTGAGATTGACTCTATAAGCAAGAACTGGACAGAGCTGCCGGTGTATAAAAATGCCAATTTCACCATTCATATCGTCGCACCGAATAAGAAGGCGACAGACTACCGCCTCTTCATCAACAAGTAA
- the lpoB gene encoding penicillin-binding protein activator LpoB, translating to MKYIVTITLSSLLAAAFMSGCAQKTERIDMHEDKGAQVMGLDYRDFNEAAAEAVQSMLQSGALDKKTGDRYVLAISRVTNDTMQHIDTDQLVKKIRVELLRSGKVVVTTAVGANGPEDRMSKQARELREDEEFNQRTVQEKGQMIAPDMSLSGKILQRNVRMDDGKQQVEYYFMLSLTEIKTGLAWWEGETIIGKRGSGKSVSW from the coding sequence ATGAAATATATAGTGACCATCACACTCTCTTCGCTGCTCGCAGCAGCCTTTATGAGCGGTTGTGCTCAGAAAACGGAACGTATCGATATGCATGAGGATAAGGGTGCCCAGGTCATGGGGCTGGATTACCGCGATTTCAATGAAGCCGCAGCCGAGGCGGTACAGTCGATGCTGCAGTCGGGTGCGCTCGATAAAAAGACAGGAGACCGTTATGTTTTGGCTATTTCGCGTGTGACCAATGACACGATGCAGCATATCGACACCGATCAGCTGGTCAAAAAGATCCGCGTGGAGCTGCTGAGAAGCGGCAAAGTGGTCGTGACGACCGCGGTCGGCGCGAACGGGCCTGAAGACAGGATGAGCAAGCAGGCACGCGAACTGCGCGAAGACGAGGAGTTCAACCAGCGTACTGTTCAGGAGAAAGGGCAGATGATCGCGCCCGACATGAGTCTTTCGGGCAAGATCCTGCAGCGCAATGTCCGAATGGACGACGGCAAACAGCAGGTGGAGTATTATTTTATGCTCAGTCTGACCGAGATCAAGACGGGGCTTGCATGGTGGGAAGGGGAGACCATCATAGGAAAGCGGGGTTCCGGAAAATCCGTCTCCTGGTAA
- a CDS encoding DUF445 domain-containing protein → MQINKSLLTNTVAVALIPLSYLIPEPTLSKALLYGGIFAFSGAITNLLAIHMLFEKVPLLYGSGVIVNRFESFKAAIKELMMSQFFTKEQLDNFFANEEKKIDLAPMIETTDFSPAFDALSKTVMESSFGGMLGMFGGEKALEGLRDPFTRKLKSAVTRIVVSESFEKQLQAYLSGSTLSEDMLEKIEEVIEARLNELTPQMVKEMVQDLIREHLGWLVVWGGVFGGLIGLGSSFVL, encoded by the coding sequence ATGCAGATCAACAAAAGTCTTTTGACCAACACCGTCGCCGTAGCGCTGATACCCCTCTCCTACCTGATACCCGAGCCAACCCTTTCAAAAGCGTTGCTTTACGGCGGTATCTTTGCCTTTTCCGGGGCGATCACCAACCTGCTGGCGATCCATATGCTTTTTGAGAAGGTGCCGCTGCTTTACGGCTCGGGCGTCATCGTCAACCGCTTCGAGAGTTTCAAAGCGGCGATCAAAGAGCTGATGATGAGCCAGTTCTTCACCAAGGAGCAGCTCGACAACTTTTTTGCCAACGAAGAGAAAAAGATTGACCTCGCACCGATGATAGAGACGACCGACTTCTCGCCCGCCTTCGATGCCCTGAGCAAAACGGTGATGGAGTCCTCCTTCGGCGGGATGCTGGGGATGTTCGGCGGCGAGAAAGCACTGGAAGGGCTGCGCGATCCTTTCACACGCAAGCTCAAAAGCGCGGTGACCAGGATCGTCGTCAGCGAGAGTTTCGAGAAACAGCTGCAGGCGTACCTGAGCGGTTCGACGCTGAGCGAAGACATGCTTGAAAAGATCGAAGAGGTGATAGAGGCGCGCCTGAACGAACTGACCCCGCAGATGGTCAAAGAGATGGTGCAGGACCTCATACGCGAACACCTCGGCTGGCTGGTCGTCTGGGGCGGTGTATTCGGCGGACTGATCGGGCTGGGAAGCTCGTTCGTCCTGTAG
- a CDS encoding metallophosphoesterase family protein yields the protein MTAIISDVHANYPALKAVMDDIQRRGIKKIFSLGDVCGYYSMINESIELLRKMNVINIRGNHDNYMIENEQCERSISVNRSLDFQRQVITEENFKWLTQSIPFYKDSTYYMVHGSFSENGLDTYLYTINNEMFAPFKEQYFFAGHTHVQTVIGLDNNRLFCNPGSVGQPRDGDKRAAYAIITDGTIELIRLEYDIDMIANHMKKSGFESYFYENLYSGTNLRGHVLNISFDKKNK from the coding sequence ATGACAGCGATAATTTCTGATGTCCATGCGAACTACCCTGCCCTGAAAGCAGTAATGGATGATATACAACGTCGAGGGATCAAGAAAATATTCTCATTAGGAGATGTGTGCGGTTATTACAGCATGATCAATGAAAGTATTGAACTGCTAAGAAAGATGAATGTCATTAATATCAGAGGCAATCATGATAACTATATGATTGAGAATGAACAATGTGAACGTTCCATCAGTGTCAATAGGAGTTTGGATTTTCAACGACAAGTAATAACCGAAGAGAACTTTAAATGGTTAACACAAAGTATCCCTTTTTACAAAGATTCAACATATTACATGGTTCACGGTTCATTTTCAGAAAATGGTCTTGATACTTATTTATATACGATCAATAATGAGATGTTTGCACCATTTAAAGAACAATATTTTTTTGCTGGGCATACCCATGTCCAGACTGTCATCGGTTTAGACAATAACAGGCTTTTTTGCAATCCCGGTTCCGTAGGACAGCCAAGAGATGGAGACAAGAGAGCGGCGTACGCTATTATAACTGATGGTACCATCGAATTGATCCGTCTTGAATACGATATCGATATGATCGCTAATCATATGAAAAAGAGTGGCTTTGAATCATATTTCTATGAAAATCTTTATTCGGGAACCAACTTACGCGGTCATGTCTTGAATATCAGTTTCGACAAAAAGAATAAATAA
- a CDS encoding ATP-grasp domain-containing protein, translating to MNKFNILVTGVSGIIGYGIVKSLKSSKYNCNIIGIDIYDDAVGQFWCDVFEKGVMASSERFPTFLYDTIIKYNIDLVIPCIEPELEVLMRHKKLYDKLDVKLVLNNEEVYPHLHNKAKTYDFLNGKIEQIPTLIGRTDFDYDYVAAKLGVPFILKKNISYASQGVVTINDQKDFDYWKYRYSDGYICQKKIQGDNEYTISVFGTQNGDYANMIVFWRKLGNGITVKAKCINADDDMIDYVNQLCNLIKPIGPTNIQLIKDGSKYLLLEVNARVSASTSIRTKFGVNEAEMCIEYFLLNKVPQKCKQKRGSAIRYLKDVIQYDSDNF from the coding sequence ATGAACAAATTCAATATATTAGTCACGGGAGTCAGTGGCATCATAGGTTATGGAATTGTTAAATCTTTGAAATCATCCAAATATAATTGCAATATTATTGGTATTGATATATATGATGATGCTGTAGGGCAATTTTGGTGTGATGTTTTTGAAAAAGGTGTGATGGCCTCCAGTGAACGCTTTCCGACATTTTTATATGACACGATCATCAAATACAATATAGATTTAGTGATACCTTGTATCGAACCGGAATTGGAAGTTCTGATGAGGCACAAAAAGCTCTATGATAAGTTAGATGTTAAATTGGTATTGAACAACGAAGAGGTCTATCCTCATTTACATAACAAAGCTAAAACGTATGATTTTTTAAATGGCAAAATAGAGCAAATACCGACGCTTATAGGAAGAACAGATTTCGATTATGATTATGTTGCTGCCAAATTAGGTGTACCTTTTATATTGAAAAAAAATATCTCCTATGCTTCACAAGGCGTTGTGACCATAAATGACCAAAAAGATTTCGACTATTGGAAATATCGGTATTCAGATGGTTACATTTGTCAAAAAAAGATTCAAGGTGATAATGAGTATACGATTTCTGTATTCGGAACCCAAAACGGTGACTATGCAAATATGATAGTTTTTTGGAGAAAATTGGGAAATGGCATAACTGTAAAAGCGAAGTGTATCAATGCAGATGACGATATGATTGACTACGTAAACCAGTTATGCAACCTAATTAAACCTATTGGTCCAACGAATATACAGTTAATAAAAGATGGCAGCAAATATCTTCTTCTTGAAGTAAATGCAAGAGTATCTGCATCCACTTCCATACGTACAAAGTTTGGCGTTAATGAAGCAGAAATGTGTATTGAGTATTTTCTCTTAAATAAGGTTCCGCAAAAGTGTAAGCAAAAAAGAGGATCCGCTATTCGATATCTTAAGGATGTTATTCAATATGACAGCGATAATTTCTGA
- a CDS encoding WbqC family protein yields the protein MSKPMVTAIMQPYLFSYIGYWQLIKSVDTFVILDDVHYKKKGYINRNSILIDGKAHKITLHLKALSQNKLINEIDIGNNSVNILKSIAIVYKRAPYFQDIFPLIKSILEFSEKNLAKFIGNSLEEISNYLELNTKFIYSSAIEKDNSLRGQDKIINICEILNAKVYINLIGGQALYSKAKFKEYDIKLHFIENEIVEYRQFQNEFVPYLSIIDIMMFNSKDEVREMLNRYRLI from the coding sequence ATGTCTAAACCTATGGTCACAGCAATAATGCAACCCTATCTTTTCTCGTATATTGGTTATTGGCAGTTGATTAAGAGTGTAGATACATTTGTGATTCTGGATGATGTACACTATAAAAAAAAAGGCTACATTAACAGAAATAGTATTTTGATTGACGGTAAAGCACACAAGATTACACTGCATCTTAAAGCACTAAGTCAAAATAAGTTAATTAACGAAATTGACATTGGAAACAATTCTGTAAATATTTTAAAATCTATCGCAATAGTCTATAAAAGAGCTCCCTATTTTCAAGATATTTTTCCACTCATTAAATCCATATTAGAATTTTCAGAAAAAAATCTGGCCAAGTTCATTGGCAACTCACTTGAAGAAATTTCCAACTATTTAGAATTGAATACAAAATTTATTTATTCAAGTGCTATTGAGAAAGACAATAGTTTAAGAGGACAAGATAAGATAATAAATATATGTGAGATATTAAATGCCAAAGTGTATATCAATTTGATAGGTGGCCAAGCATTATATAGCAAAGCAAAGTTCAAAGAGTATGATATAAAATTGCATTTTATTGAAAATGAAATAGTCGAGTATCGACAATTTCAAAATGAGTTTGTACCCTATTTGTCAATTATAGATATTATGATGTTCAATTCAAAAGATGAAGTCAGAGAGATGTTAAATAGGTATAGATTAATATGA
- a CDS encoding RNA-binding S4 domain-containing protein, with translation MIYQLTEEYIELYKLIKLLDLVDSGAEAKLIVEHGHVIRNGEVETRKRAKIRAGETIKIADVTIEVR, from the coding sequence ATGATCTATCAACTCACCGAAGAGTACATTGAACTCTATAAACTTATCAAACTACTTGATCTTGTCGACAGTGGGGCCGAAGCAAAACTGATCGTAGAACACGGGCATGTCATCCGTAACGGCGAGGTCGAGACACGCAAACGGGCCAAGATCCGTGCCGGCGAGACGATCAAGATCGCCGATGTCACCATCGAGGTCCGCTAA